AATTTACCACCAATGTGGCCATAATTATAATTGGAATGTAGACTCATTCGCATCTGGTGTTGGAAGCGGACTAATTTTAAGCCCTGTTAACCAAAAGTATACAAACATCGAAGCGATGGACTCGGCACTGAAAACTAAGTGTCTTTTCGACCCTCAGTTCTATTTGCCAAGTTCGCAAAAAAAGAATTTTTTGGATTATCCCTTTTTTCCAGAAACAATAAGTGGAACAGATGGCTTTTCGACTATTGATTTTTCACAGCTAGCCGAAGAGTCTGCGAGTCTTTGTCTAGATTTTCAAGTGACTAATAATTTTGAAAGTGTCGTTATCCCCGCAAGATTTTTTGATCAAATGATTACTGACTGGGTAGAACAGCAAGAGTTATTTCTTCGACCCTTCTTAGCTCAAATTGAAAAACGAAAAATTCAAAAAACAGTTTTGCAAACATTGCCGATTACCCAACACATGATCAATGATGCTGGTTTTAGGACGAAAATTTTAAATTGGGTTACAAGTTTTCCAAGAGTTGATGGCATTTATCTTTTGGTAAATGTCGTGGAAGATTCTAAGCAACTGCTTGATGGAAACTATCTGTTCAATTTAATGACCTTTATTCAAAGTTGTAAAAACGCTAATTTGAAAATTACTGTCGGCTACACAAATGCCGAGGCACTTTGTTTATCGTTAATTGACGGTGTTGATTTCACGATTGGGGCGTTTGAGAATACCAGAAGATTTTCAGATGGAAGATTCGTGGATTCTGAAGAAGAAAAAAGAGGTCCTAAAGCACGAATTTATATGCCAGGTTTGGTCACTTGGATACAGTTCAACCATGCTAAGGAGATTAAAGAATCAAGTTCAGCAATTTGGGATAACATCCACGTTAATACTAAGTATGCTGATGAGGCGTTCGCACTTACAAAGGAACCGACCTTCAATCAGGCACCGCTTTATAAGCACTACTTCTCGGTTTTTACTCAACAATTCAATGAACTCACGTCACTAGAATTAAAAAATAGATTTGCGAAACTGAGGGATACACTTAAAAAAGCACAAGATTTATATGTTCAAATTGAAGACTTGCCAGTGGATCTCGACAGACATGCAAAAGGCCAACACATCGAGGGTTGGTTAGATTGCATAAATAAGTATTATCGAGAATTTATAAAATAGGATTCTGATAATCCTCTAGCGGCTATCGAATTTGCGAACCAATATGAGGAAATGTGTTTTGGTTCAGATTTCCTTGGTGAGTTTAGTACTTCAAAATTACCAATTGAATCTGCAATTGCTAAACCGATATTAAATTTCTCAAACTGAGCAATGTTTTTATTTACATTATTCTTTGAAGAAGCATCTAGCACAACCCAAGACGTGTGTGAGAAATCTTGATATCGAATAGCTTGAGATAAGGCCCTTTTCCAGTCTTTGAGTTTACATTCAATACTTGTTATCTGGTTTGCTACTGGAACAATTTCATTTGCTACTTTAAATTTTCCGTTTTTAAGTCTTCTGATAAATCCCACGGATTCCAAATCTCTAATCACCTTTTTTGAGTAAGCAGTAGTACAGCCCCCGAGCTTAACTAATTCAGAAACATCAAAGGATTTTCGACCTATTAGAACAAAAATATACGCCCAACCTGGGTTAACTTGAGCCAGATGGAGTCTGCGCTCCCAACTTGAGGGTAAATCTAAAAAAACTAAATCGGCTATCCCATGCGTGGAAACAAATTCTTTAATAACGGCAATTTTTTTAGATGGTTTTGCAAAAATATAATTATAACCACAAGACTTTACAGTCTCTACGAGGTCCAGCTCTCTGCCGAACCGACTAGATGTGGGTGGGAATTTGTCAGTTCTATTTTGCATTTATATTTAAAGCGTAACGTTACGACATTTCTCCGTCAATCTGCGTTATGCCAAGCTAGTCAAATAGGCCCATTTAGATCAATTTCGGAATTGAGCTGTGCGTTCGACTGTCGTTCAGATTTTGCCAGAACATTGTATACAGTCTTGATGTGCCACAAGGCACCTACCTTCCTGGTTGGGATCTTTTCGAGGTTTAGCTGGGCTACTATTTGTCGAAAAGAACATCCTTTTTCTCTTAAGGAGATAATGTATGAAATCGCTTTTACTTCTGTCTCTTCAACTGTTTTACTTCCATCGATAATGACGGTACCAAACTTTGTATTCATGGTTGATCTTGTGGAATCTTGAGGCTTGAGTGGGATTCTTAGATACAAAAGATGCCGCCGAACAGTCTTCCAGGTGGAAACTGTTTCGGCAGCGATTTCCTGCAAACTAAGCCCTTCTTCAAGGTACTTCTGGCGGAGGAAATCCTCATTTTTTAGTGACTTTATAGGGGCTAGTTGCGTTATATTAGATATAGAAGCTAGAGGAAACCTGGTTCGCTTCCGATGGGCGGGACTGAGCCACTTAATTATCGGATGTTACCGAAGAATTCTGCTACTCATTCCATCGAATTATCATCGTCGTCCACGAATGAAGTCAAACTTCATCCTTGGAGTGGTGAAAGGGTATTCTTTGCTACGAAACACTCTAAGGAAAAAGTTCTAGCTCCTCTTCTGGGGAAGTTAGGGCTGCATTGTTGTGTCGCCAACGTCGATACCGATGTTTTCGGAACTTTTAGTGGTGAGGTGGGTCGTGTCGGAGGAGTTCGCGAAACTTTGCGACGTAAGACCTCTGCTGCGGCCGAACTCTATCCCAACGCGAGATTTTTCCTTTCCAGCGAAGGAAGTTTTGGTCCACACCCTTTTATTGGATTTTTGCAGAGCGACCATGAGGCTCTTCTCTTTGTCGATACAAAACTCAACACAGAAATCTATGTGGAAGAGATCAGTACGGAAACAAATCACTCACACCTTGAGTTTCAAAGCGGGGATGATCTTCACAAATTCCTCCATCAGATTGGATTTCCTGAGCACGGAGTGATCATAAAACCAAAAGGTCGAAACGATGTGGTTTTTAAGGATCTTCGGACCTTGCAAGCTGTAGAGCAAGCAATCTCCGAGGCGTTTTTGCTGACGAATGAATCCAAGGTGATCTTGATGACAGATATGCGGGCACACCTCAACCCGACTCGCATGAAGGTCATTGAAAAAGTGGGCTTAAAATTAATCGAAACGCTCAACTCCTTTTGCCCCGACTGTTGTTCGCCAGGATTCGCCATACGTGACGGCATTCCCGGACTCCCTTGTGAAGACTGCGGAGAACCGAGTCCTATCTCCAAAGAAGTCCTATGGACTTGTATTCAGTGTGTATATACGGAACAAAAAGAAAGGCCCGATGGAGTTGTTTCTATTCCGGCCGCTGAATGCGATTACTGTAACCCTTAATTGACGTCGGCCACCTGTCGCCATCCCAACCACATTCACCAAAGGCTTAGCTCTGGGGACATTCTTTAAAGGAAAGCTCAACAGCACGGGCCAATTCGCCCTCGACTTGATCGGCGTGGACGAGTTTGAAGGTGTGGGCATATTTTGACTTCGAAACAGGAGCCACTTTATGAAACGTGGGCCATTGTTTTTTATCTGTAAGAAAAACGACAACCTCTAAATAAGATTTCTTAGGCCTTACGAAAAAGAAACACGTTTTTTTAGAAAACATAATGGCTTTGCCTGAGGCGTACACTCTTTGTTCGCCGAGGCTTAACGAAAACTTTTTAATTTTTTTCCAGGCGTCTCGCAGGTCCTCTTCTAAATGCTGAGTGAGTGCGGCTTCCGTTGTTTTCCAACTCTCAGGATCCGATTTGGGCGTAGAGACTTTTCTCTTTTTTTTCTTCACCTCTCGATCTTATCGCCATTGGTTGGATTTGTCATCGTCGTCGAGGATATCAGATTCGCGACTGGTTCATCTCTAAAAACGATCCACGGTCCGCTTGCCCTAAATTGTTCACAAGAATATCGAGCTCACCCCGTTCTAAAACTCGTTGATATAATAGTTCTCTTCCCATGGGAGTGGAAAGATCCGCAGCAACCCACGAGATCTTAGGAGACGAAATTTCGGCAGAGGCTTTTTCCAGTTTTATTTTCGATCTAGAAGTAATGAGGACTTCGGCTCCCAGCTCAATAAATTCTTTAGCGATGGCAAAACCTATTCCCTCACTCCCTCCAGTGACTAAAACCATTTTTCCATCTAAACGCCAGTTCTTTGATGGAGTCATAAACTAAGCCTCGCTCGCAAACGCCGCTTCGATAGGAGTCGGGTTTAAATGGTCGAGGTAATTACTAATTGTCTTTAGAGCGATGCCCACTAATATTTCCATCATTGTGACCTCGTTATATCCAGCATTCGACAGCTTGGCTTTAGCCGCTTCAGACGCATGTCCTCTCTCAGCAACGACCTCACGGGTAAAATCAACGAGGGCCTTGAGTTTCGAATCTTTTAAGGATTGATTCGTGCGCACCGCCTGAACTACTTCAGGGTCTACCTTCATCATATTCTTTAGAATAGTGGAATGGGCAGCTATACAGTAGCGACACTTGTTCTCAACCGATGTCGTCAGTAGAATTAACTGCTGCTCTTTGGCTGTTAAAGACGATTTTGACCATGCGGCATCTAGCCCCATATATCCATTGAGTACGGCCGGCGAATGAGCGAATGTTGCCATTAAATTTGGAATAAAACCAAAACCTTTCTGAATCGCTTGTAATGTCTCTTTAGAGCCAGCAGGTGCGGTTTCAAATGTGAGCGGTTTTAATGTGTTCATGATTTCTCCTAGTTTTAAGGCCCCAACGTGGGGCGATTTATATACTTTACGGAATTCCAATTTTTTTCGGTAGATGTTGAAAAGTGATAACATTTATGCGATTTTGGCATATATGGACGTTATAGAAGCGATTAGGATTTTTCGAAGAGTGGCGCAAAAAGAATCTTTCTCCCAGGTGGCTGCCGAGTTCAAAGTCACTCAACCTACGATCAGTAAGTCGGTCGCTAGTTTGGAACAGTATCTGGGCGTCACCCTATTTCGTAGATCCACGAGGGGCTTAAGCCTGACATCTGAGGGTCAAAAGCTGCTCCAGGACAGCAGTCCGCTGATCGAGCAAATCGACGCAATGCTGTCCTCCGTAAAAAATGAGAAACAGCACCTCAAAGGACAATTGAGGATTACGGCCTCTCTCGCCTTCGCGCGGTTAATTTTAGCGCCTCTTTTTAATAAATTTTCAGAGAACCACCCGCAACTCCAATTTCATTTCCAGTTGAGCGACGGCTATGTCGATCTTGTTGAGAATAATATCGATCTTGCCATACGAATCGGGAACTTGGCAGATAGCGGCCTAAAGGCCATCAAAGTAGGAATGTCCCGACGCAGTTTCTATGCATCCAAATCTTACTTAAAGAAAAATGGAATCCCCAAACGCATCGATGACTTAAGACAACACAAACTTTTATTTTATACGTGGCTCTCGGATAGACCCACCTTGCCCTTGATCGACGAGCACAAAAAACCCATCTCGTTTCGGTTTGAACCCTACCTGCAATCCGATGGGTCAGATCTTATTCGAGAATCTATTCTCGAGGGTGTAGGTATTGCGCTTTTACCCACCTGGATGATGATTCATCACGAGTCTCTGAGAATCGAATCACTTCAAAAATTTGTCACGGCAGCTTCGCCAATATATGTGCTAAGTTCGGGTAGCCAGGAACTCAATGCGAAACAAAAGGCTTTTAGCGAATATCTAAAATCCGCTTTTCAAAAAATAAAGGCCCTTAGCCTCTCGCCTTAAAGCATCCGGTGAACTCACTAGATTTCCATTGAGAAGCTTTACGATTCATGGTTTTAATAAGCCCATATATGCAGTTTTGGATTATTTATGCGAGTCTGATTTGCGCCGTCTACATGTGCGCTATAATCTGGATCATTCAGGCGATCCACTATCCCGTCTTTTCGATGATCGATACAAAACGCTTTCCGGAGTTTTGCGGAAAGCACACTTCGGCCATGGGGCTTTTGGTCGGTCCCGTAATGATTTTGGAGTTGGGGACTGCGGTGGCATTAGTCCTCATCCATGTCGACTATTTCTCGATCACCAACTTAATCATGAACGCTGGCTTGTGGCTGCTCACGTTTTTAGTGAGCGTTCCTTGGCACAATCGCTTGGCCGCGGGTTACGATGCTTACTGTATCGAACGTTTAGTGAGAACCAATTGGCCGCGAACGATCCTTTGGACGGTAAAAGCTGTTTTAATGATTTACTGGTTCGCTCAGGTTAGTCGGTAGGGGTTTCTCGATTTTTAAGAATCAAATTTTTAAAAGTGCTCTCAAAATCGGCGAGCATTTTTCCCGCTTCCGAACCGTCAAAGAGGCGATGGTCGAAGGTCACGCCCATCTGAACCACTTGTC
The window above is part of the Bdellovibrionales bacterium genome. Proteins encoded here:
- a CDS encoding recombinase family protein, whose amino-acid sequence is MNTKFGTVIIDGSKTVEETEVKAISYIISLREKGCSFRQIVAQLNLEKIPTRKVGALWHIKTVYNVLAKSERQSNAQLNSEIDLNGPI
- a CDS encoding SDR family oxidoreductase — protein: MTPSKNWRLDGKMVLVTGGSEGIGFAIAKEFIELGAEVLITSRSKIKLEKASAEISSPKISWVAADLSTPMGRELLYQRVLERGELDILVNNLGQADRGSFLEMNQSRI
- a CDS encoding carboxymuconolactone decarboxylase family protein produces the protein MNTLKPLTFETAPAGSKETLQAIQKGFGFIPNLMATFAHSPAVLNGYMGLDAAWSKSSLTAKEQQLILLTTSVENKCRYCIAAHSTILKNMMKVDPEVVQAVRTNQSLKDSKLKALVDFTREVVAERGHASEAAKAKLSNAGYNEVTMMEILVGIALKTISNYLDHLNPTPIEAAFASEA
- a CDS encoding LysR family transcriptional regulator, with the protein product MLKSDNIYAILAYMDVIEAIRIFRRVAQKESFSQVAAEFKVTQPTISKSVASLEQYLGVTLFRRSTRGLSLTSEGQKLLQDSSPLIEQIDAMLSSVKNEKQHLKGQLRITASLAFARLILAPLFNKFSENHPQLQFHFQLSDGYVDLVENNIDLAIRIGNLADSGLKAIKVGMSRRSFYASKSYLKKNGIPKRIDDLRQHKLLFYTWLSDRPTLPLIDEHKKPISFRFEPYLQSDGSDLIRESILEGVGIALLPTWMMIHHESLRIESLQKFVTAASPIYVLSSGSQELNAKQKAFSEYLKSAFQKIKALSLSP